In Cololabis saira isolate AMF1-May2022 chromosome 1, fColSai1.1, whole genome shotgun sequence, the following proteins share a genomic window:
- the LOC133453215 gene encoding caspase-6-like, which yields MNMYKKKGDTRGGNVAKDSSPATSVAYTQNFTETDIAVNSSPVHLNLAEEYRMGRKRRGLALVFNQEQFFPRLELNSRIGTKADRNNMGRRLMELNFEVRIYDDLRMVDVLEEICGAAEENHSDADCFLLVFLSHGEKDHVYAYDGKIDIQEITSAFKGCKSLAGKPKIFILQACRGNEHDEPLCVIDAVDSETNETNMVMVDASAVHTLPAGADFIMCYSVAEGYFSHRETEYGSWYIQDLCTMIKKHGKSLEFTELLTLVNRMVSMRSVKNSRDPGALGKKQVPCFASMLTKKLYFR from the exons ATGAACATGTATAAGAAGAAAGGGGACACCCGTGGAG gaaatgttGCCAAAGACAGCAGCCCAGCAACCAGTGTGG CTTACACCCAGAACTTTACAGAGACAGATATTGCCGTCAACAG CAGCCCGGTACATTTGAATCTTGCAGAGGAGTACAGGATGGGCCGCAAGCGGCGAGGCCTTGCCCTCGTCTTTAATCAGGAGCAATTCTTCCCTCGCCTGGAGTTGAACAGTAGAATTGGAACCAAGGCTGACCGCAACAACATGGGGAGAAG ACTGATGGAGCTAAATTTTGAAGTCCGAATTTACGATGACCTCAGGATGGTGGACGTTCTAGAGGAAATCTGTGGAG CTGCTGAGGAAAACCATTCGGATGCTGACTGCTTTCTGCTCGTTTTCCTGAGCCATGGCGAGAAAGATCATGTTTACGCCTACGACGGCAAGATCGACATCCAAGAAATCACATCCGCGTTCAAAGGGTGCAAGAGTCTTGCAGGAAAGCCAAAGATCTTTATACTACAG GCTTGCCGTGGGAACGAACACGATGAGCCGCTGTGCGTCATCGACGCAGTGGACAGCGAGACAAACGAGACAAACATGGTGATGGTGGACGCCAGCGCCGTGCACACCCTCCCTGCAGGAGCTGATTTCATCATGTGCTATTCGGTGGCTGAGG GTTACTTTTCCCACCGCGAGACCGAATACGGCTCCTGGTACATCCAGGATTTGTGCACGATGATTAAGAAGCACGGGAAATCCCTCGAGTTCACAGAGTTGCTCACGCTGGTCAACAGAATGGTGTCGATGAGGAGCGTCAAGAACTCCCGGGACCCTGGTGCTCTTGGGAAGAAGCAGGTGCCGTGTTTCGCTTCAATGCTCACCAAGAAACTCTACTTCCGGTGA